From one Simplicispira suum genomic stretch:
- the rpmD gene encoding 50S ribosomal protein L30 yields the protein MSTQQTVKIQLVRSPIGTQQSHRDTVRGLGLRKLNSVSELQDSPEVRGMINKISYLVKVL from the coding sequence ATGTCTACACAACAAACCGTGAAGATCCAGCTGGTTCGCAGCCCGATCGGCACCCAGCAATCCCACCGCGACACCGTGCGCGGCCTGGGTTTGCGCAAGCTCAACAGTGTCAGCGAACTTCAGGATAGCCCTGAGGTTCGCGGCATGATCAACAAGATCAGTTACCTGGTCAAAGTCCTCTGA
- the recC gene encoding exodeoxyribonuclease V subunit gamma, with translation MPVAPSPRSTPLAAGLIALQGNRIETLADTVFAWLGRHPLGALETEVVLVQSNGVAEWFKMALAERSGVCAAAQVQLPARFLWQSYRQVLGAAAVPTRSPVDRAALTWRLLQDLPSLATQPGFEPVAAFLQGADAERLWQLAGRLADLFDQYQVYRPDWLGDWAAGDDRLRAPGRGEIPVPPDQQWQPLLWRAALARLGDAERRSIRPQIHQQALAKLRDGTTLAEPLARRVVLFGATHLPLPVLEMLAAIARHSQVLLAIPNPCRFHWADAVDGRELLAISRRRQPLRNGVDLAAVPLESLHAHAHPLLAAWGRQGRDFVRQLDAFDEAALAQEQATLPRLDLFVEGEAPDAPLLTQVQNRIRDLVPLAEHPPVVLVPQDRSIVFHSAHSALREVEVLHDQLLELLARPPGGAPLAPRDIVVMVPDIEKFAAAVRAVFGQVPRSDPRFIPWGIADLSARASHPLVGALDWLLRLPQQRCTLSELQGLLDIPAIAARLGLASGDAEQLAHWMAGAGIRWGLDADQRSVLGLAACGAQNSVVFGLERMLLGYAAGTGSFDGIEAWNEIGGLAAELVGALAALVARLKHWAQQAAEPAAPLQWAERFRALMADFAEATDEADRQTLQALEAALGDWLRDCDDAEFSDAIPLDTARQAWQQALDAPRLAQRFRAGGVTFCTLLPLRAIPFEVVCLLGMNDGDYPRRSPRSDFDLMALPGQARPGDRSRQGDDRQLMLEALLSARRVLYVSWVGRSARDNSVQPPSVLVAQLRDYLVAGWGEGAVAERSTEHPLQAFSRRYFESDELQGGAGAASWFTYAREWRVMHEVLPGSDAMPLPVLWEGQNVELESTTLSQLGRFIRHPARAFLRERLAVVFDAPEEDVGDDESFSVAGLDSYQITSELLDTLDAAWTADANTLAEPLLGDAIARLGRAGRLPLAGLGQRAQVQLMDELLPLAEVWQAQRAVWSAPAPRLRVLWSPENTPDLIASNVYPVSDRGQSYLKKPTTIALDDWIEPIWRAEDGRDALLTRTASRVLAKAKAKTAPHPRPEKLLGSWLQALAAAASGQALHGVLVARDALLTWPPMDQTSAESNLAIVLALWQQNLRGAAPLPLPLATTLAQVEGRAADAVYDGAGSNQGPSPEASEPEWERFYPDFEALTADGQFEALAPLLHACLADWVAKEVQVTLHPMAQADAEEESDA, from the coding sequence ATGCCAGTCGCACCGTCACCTCGTTCTACCCCTCTTGCGGCAGGCCTGATTGCCCTGCAAGGCAACCGCATTGAGACCTTGGCAGACACGGTCTTTGCCTGGCTGGGGCGCCACCCTCTGGGCGCACTTGAGACCGAGGTCGTCTTGGTGCAAAGCAATGGCGTGGCCGAGTGGTTCAAGATGGCGCTGGCTGAGCGCAGCGGCGTTTGCGCGGCGGCGCAAGTGCAATTGCCGGCGCGTTTTCTCTGGCAAAGCTACCGCCAGGTGCTGGGCGCAGCTGCGGTGCCCACGCGTTCTCCAGTAGACAGGGCGGCGCTCACTTGGCGTTTGCTGCAGGACTTGCCAAGTCTCGCCACACAGCCAGGCTTTGAACCGGTGGCTGCCTTTTTGCAGGGCGCAGACGCCGAGCGGCTGTGGCAACTGGCCGGCCGGCTCGCTGATCTGTTCGATCAATACCAGGTCTACCGCCCCGACTGGCTGGGCGACTGGGCTGCAGGCGACGATCGCCTGCGCGCGCCTGGGCGTGGCGAGATACCGGTTCCACCAGATCAGCAATGGCAGCCGCTGCTGTGGCGTGCCGCGCTGGCGCGGCTTGGTGATGCAGAGCGTCGTTCGATCCGCCCACAGATTCACCAGCAGGCGCTCGCCAAGCTGCGCGATGGAACGACCCTTGCGGAGCCACTGGCCCGCCGGGTGGTGCTGTTTGGTGCGACGCATCTGCCCTTGCCAGTGCTTGAGATGCTCGCAGCCATCGCGCGCCATAGCCAGGTGCTTCTTGCCATTCCCAACCCTTGCCGATTTCATTGGGCCGATGCCGTCGATGGCCGCGAGTTGCTGGCCATCTCGCGCCGGCGCCAGCCGCTGCGCAACGGGGTGGATCTGGCCGCCGTACCGCTGGAGAGCCTGCATGCGCACGCCCATCCCCTTCTGGCCGCCTGGGGGCGCCAGGGCCGCGATTTTGTGCGCCAGCTCGACGCGTTTGACGAAGCTGCCCTCGCGCAGGAGCAAGCGACGCTGCCGCGACTGGACCTGTTCGTCGAGGGCGAGGCGCCCGACGCTCCTTTGCTCACGCAAGTGCAAAACCGGATACGCGACCTGGTGCCGCTGGCTGAGCATCCGCCGGTCGTGCTGGTACCGCAAGACCGATCCATCGTTTTCCATAGCGCCCACAGCGCACTGCGCGAAGTGGAGGTATTGCACGACCAGTTGCTGGAGCTGCTTGCCCGTCCGCCGGGCGGCGCCCCGCTGGCGCCGCGCGACATTGTGGTCATGGTGCCCGACATCGAGAAGTTCGCGGCCGCAGTGCGAGCGGTGTTCGGCCAGGTGCCACGCAGCGATCCGCGCTTCATCCCCTGGGGCATTGCCGACTTGAGCGCGCGGGCCAGCCACCCGTTGGTGGGCGCGCTCGACTGGCTGCTCCGACTGCCGCAGCAGCGCTGCACGCTCAGCGAGTTGCAGGGTTTGCTGGATATACCGGCCATCGCGGCGCGGCTCGGCCTGGCGAGTGGCGACGCGGAGCAATTGGCGCATTGGATGGCGGGCGCCGGCATCCGCTGGGGGCTCGACGCCGACCAGCGTTCGGTCCTGGGGTTGGCGGCCTGTGGCGCACAGAACAGTGTCGTCTTTGGGCTTGAGCGCATGCTCCTGGGCTACGCCGCAGGCACTGGCAGCTTTGACGGTATTGAAGCCTGGAACGAAATCGGTGGACTTGCCGCCGAATTGGTCGGCGCGCTCGCCGCGCTCGTTGCGCGTCTCAAGCATTGGGCGCAGCAGGCGGCAGAACCCGCTGCGCCACTGCAATGGGCAGAGCGGTTTCGCGCGCTGATGGCCGACTTCGCCGAAGCCACCGACGAAGCGGATCGCCAGACGCTGCAGGCCCTGGAGGCCGCACTGGGCGACTGGCTGCGCGACTGCGACGACGCTGAATTTTCCGACGCCATTCCCCTCGACACCGCCCGCCAGGCCTGGCAGCAGGCACTGGACGCTCCGCGCCTGGCGCAGCGCTTTCGCGCCGGGGGTGTCACGTTCTGCACGCTGCTGCCGCTGCGTGCCATCCCCTTCGAGGTGGTGTGCCTGCTAGGCATGAACGACGGCGACTACCCGCGCCGCAGCCCGCGCAGCGACTTCGACCTGATGGCGCTGCCCGGCCAGGCGCGCCCTGGGGACCGGTCCCGCCAGGGCGACGACCGGCAGTTGATGCTCGAAGCCCTGCTGTCGGCCCGCCGCGTGCTCTACGTGAGCTGGGTGGGCCGCAGCGCACGCGACAACAGCGTGCAGCCGCCGTCGGTGCTGGTGGCACAACTGCGCGACTACCTGGTTGCGGGCTGGGGCGAGGGCGCCGTGGCCGAGCGGAGTACGGAGCACCCGCTGCAAGCTTTCAGCCGGCGCTATTTTGAAAGCGACGAGCTCCAAGGGGGCGCGGGCGCAGCGTCCTGGTTTACCTATGCGCGGGAGTGGCGGGTAATGCATGAAGTGCTGCCCGGCTCCGATGCGATGCCTCTGCCGGTTTTATGGGAAGGCCAAAACGTCGAACTGGAAAGCACCACGCTTTCCCAGCTGGGTCGCTTCATTCGCCACCCGGCGCGGGCCTTTTTGCGCGAGCGGCTCGCCGTGGTGTTCGATGCTCCAGAGGAGGATGTGGGCGACGATGAGAGTTTTTCCGTCGCAGGGCTGGACAGCTACCAGATCACAAGCGAGCTGCTCGACACGCTGGATGCCGCCTGGACCGCCGATGCCAACACCCTCGCCGAACCTTTGCTGGGCGACGCCATCGCTCGCCTGGGGCGCGCCGGCCGCCTGCCGCTGGCGGGGCTGGGGCAGCGTGCACAGGTCCAGCTCATGGACGAACTGTTGCCACTGGCAGAGGTTTGGCAGGCGCAGCGCGCGGTTTGGAGCGCCCCTGCGCCGCGCTTGCGCGTGCTCTGGTCTCCCGAGAATACTCCTGATTTGATAGCTTCAAACGTTTATCCAGTAAGCGATAGAGGCCAATCTTACCTAAAAAAGCCCACGACCATTGCGCTCGACGACTGGATCGAACCCATTTGGCGCGCCGAGGACGGCCGGGACGCGCTGCTCACCCGCACGGCCTCGCGTGTGCTGGCCAAAGCCAAGGCCAAAACTGCGCCGCACCCGCGACCGGAAAAGCTCCTCGGAAGCTGGCTGCAAGCCCTCGCCGCTGCAGCCAGTGGCCAGGCGCTGCATGGCGTGCTGGTCGCTCGCGACGCTTTGCTGACCTGGCCGCCCATGGATCAGACGTCTGCCGAGAGCAACCTGGCTATTGTTCTTGCCTTGTGGCAGCAGAACCTGCGCGGCGCCGCGCCGTTGCCTCTTCCGCTGGCGACCACGCTTGCGCAGGTGGAAGGCCGCGCTGCCGACGCCGTATACGACGGCGCGGGTTCCAACCAAGGCCCTTCGCCCGAAGCGAGCGAACCCGAGTGGGAGCGCTTCTACCCCGACTTCGAAGCGCTGACAGCCGACGGCCAGTTCGAGGCGCTGGCGCCACTCCTGCATGCCTGCCTGGCGGACTGGGTGGCGAAGGAGGTGCAGGTCACTTTGCACCCCATGGCGCAGGCGGACGCCGAGGAGGAGAGCGACGCATGA
- the secY gene encoding preprotein translocase subunit SecY: MATNAASIAKTGKYGDLRRRLVFLLLALVVYRVGAHIPVPGIDPAQLKQLFNGQQGGILNLFNMFSGGALSRFTVFALGIMPYISASIIMQLMSYAVPTFEQMKKEGAAGQRKITQYTRYGTLGLALFQSLGIAVALESSAGLVISPGFGFRMTAVVSLTAGTMFLMWLGEQITERGLGNGISILIFAGIAAGLPSAIGGLLELVRTGSMSILAALFIVLLVCLVTYFVVFVERGQRKILVNYARRQVGNKVYGGQASHLPLKLNMSGVIPPIFASSIILLPATVVNWFSAGDSMRWLKDISGALTPGQPIYVLLYATAIVFFCFFYTALVFNSRETADNLKKSGAFIPGIRPGDQTARYIDKILVRLTLAGAIYITLVCLLPEFMIIKYNVPFYFGGTSLLIIVVVTMDFMAQVQNYLMSQQYDSLLKKANFKGNAGG; the protein is encoded by the coding sequence GTGGCAACTAACGCAGCATCCATAGCGAAAACCGGCAAGTACGGCGACCTTCGCCGCAGGCTGGTGTTTCTGCTGCTCGCGTTGGTCGTTTACCGCGTGGGGGCGCATATCCCTGTGCCAGGCATTGACCCAGCGCAGCTCAAGCAGCTGTTCAACGGTCAGCAGGGCGGCATCCTGAACCTGTTCAACATGTTCTCGGGTGGCGCGCTGTCCCGCTTCACGGTGTTTGCGCTAGGGATCATGCCGTACATCTCGGCGTCGATCATCATGCAGCTGATGTCTTATGCTGTGCCAACCTTCGAGCAGATGAAGAAAGAAGGCGCAGCCGGACAGCGGAAAATCACCCAATACACGCGCTATGGAACACTTGGGCTTGCCTTGTTTCAGTCACTCGGAATTGCTGTGGCGCTGGAGAGCTCTGCCGGTCTGGTTATTTCTCCTGGCTTTGGCTTTCGTATGACCGCTGTTGTCAGTCTGACCGCTGGCACCATGTTTCTGATGTGGTTAGGTGAGCAAATTACGGAGCGCGGGTTGGGCAATGGTATTTCCATCCTGATTTTCGCTGGTATTGCGGCGGGTCTTCCAAGCGCGATTGGTGGTCTGTTGGAGTTGGTGCGTACGGGTTCCATGAGTATCCTTGCGGCTTTGTTTATTGTGTTGCTCGTCTGCTTGGTCACGTACTTTGTGGTATTTGTTGAACGTGGACAGCGTAAAATACTGGTGAATTACGCTAGGCGGCAAGTGGGCAATAAGGTGTATGGAGGCCAAGCTTCCCATCTGCCGCTCAAGCTCAATATGTCCGGTGTCATCCCACCTATCTTCGCATCTTCCATTATTTTGCTGCCAGCAACGGTGGTTAACTGGTTCAGTGCCGGCGACTCTATGCGTTGGCTGAAAGACATCTCCGGTGCATTGACACCGGGGCAGCCTATTTATGTGCTGTTGTATGCCACCGCCATCGTATTTTTCTGCTTCTTTTATACCGCGTTGGTATTCAATAGCCGGGAAACAGCAGATAACCTCAAGAAGAGCGGCGCTTTCATTCCAGGCATTCGTCCGGGGGACCAAACAGCGCGCTACATTGACAAGATCCTGGTCCGCCTGACCCTGGCTGGAGCGATCTATATCACGCTGGTGTGTTTGCTGCCGGAATTCATGATCATCAAGTACAACGTTCCGTTTTATTTTGGTGGAACTTCCTTGCTGATCATCGTGGTAGTTACCATGGACTTCATGGCGCAGGTTCAGAACTATCTCATGTCGCAGCAGTACGACTCTTTGCTTAAGAAGGCGAACTTCAAGGGCAATGCGGGAGGCTGA
- the rplO gene encoding 50S ribosomal protein L15, whose amino-acid sequence MELNSIKPAAGSKHAKRRVGRGIGSGLGKTAGRGHKGQKSRSGGYHKVGFEGGQMPLQRRLPKRGFKSMTLKYNAEITLSALTLLGSPEVDMLALKQAGLVGQMTKVVKVVKTGELSIAVKLTGIGATAGARVAIEAAGGSLA is encoded by the coding sequence ATGGAACTCAATAGCATCAAGCCGGCAGCCGGATCCAAGCACGCCAAGCGTCGCGTTGGCCGTGGCATCGGCTCTGGGCTCGGCAAGACCGCCGGCCGTGGCCACAAAGGCCAAAAATCGCGTTCCGGTGGCTACCACAAGGTCGGCTTTGAGGGCGGCCAGATGCCCTTGCAGCGTCGTTTGCCCAAGCGCGGATTCAAGTCGATGACGCTGAAGTACAACGCTGAAATCACGCTGTCGGCGCTGACATTACTGGGGTCGCCCGAAGTCGACATGCTGGCACTCAAGCAGGCGGGTCTGGTCGGTCAGATGACCAAGGTTGTCAAAGTGGTCAAGACCGGCGAGCTTTCAATTGCCGTCAAGCTGACCGGTATTGGTGCAACGGCGGGTGCGCGCGTGGCGATCGAAGCCGCTGGCGGCAGCCTGGCCTGA
- the rpsH gene encoding 30S ribosomal protein S8: MSMSDPIADLLTRIRNAQMVAKASVSVPSSKVKVAIAQVLKDEGYIDGFEVKTEDGKSHIEIALKYYAGRPVIERIERVSRPGLRVYKGRDAIPQVMNGLGVAIVTTPKGVMTDRKARATGVGGEVLCYVA, translated from the coding sequence ATGAGCATGAGTGATCCCATTGCTGACCTGCTGACCCGCATCCGAAATGCGCAGATGGTAGCCAAGGCCAGCGTCTCCGTACCGTCTTCCAAAGTGAAGGTGGCTATTGCCCAGGTCCTGAAAGATGAGGGCTATATCGACGGTTTTGAAGTCAAGACCGAAGATGGAAAGTCGCATATCGAAATCGCCCTGAAGTACTACGCAGGTCGCCCTGTGATTGAGCGCATTGAGCGTGTCAGTCGCCCGGGCCTGCGAGTGTACAAAGGCCGCGACGCCATTCCCCAGGTCATGAATGGCCTCGGCGTTGCCATCGTTACCACGCCCAAGGGCGTGATGACGGATCGCAAAGCGCGCGCTACCGGTGTCGGTGGCGAAGTGCTTTGCTATGTGGCTTAA
- a CDS encoding DNA-directed RNA polymerase subunit alpha, which translates to MQTNLLKPKTINVEQLGHNRAKVTLEPFERGYGHTLGNAIRRVLLSSMVGYAVTEVTIAGVLHEYSSVDGVQEDVVNILLNLKGVVFKLHNRDEVTLSLRKDTEGVVTARDIQTPHDVEIVNPDHVIAHLSQGGKLDMQVKVEKGRGYVPGNQRRYGDEATKSIGRIVLDASFSPIKRVSYTVESARVEQRTDLDKLVVEIETNGAVTAEDAVRASARILVEQLAVFAQLDGGEIGEITSQSGARSNASFDPILLRPVDELELTVRSANCLKAENIYYIGDLIQRTENELLKTPNLGRKSLNEIKEVLASRGLTLGMKLENWPPAGLDKR; encoded by the coding sequence ATGCAAACAAATTTGCTGAAGCCCAAGACCATCAACGTCGAGCAACTCGGCCACAACCGAGCCAAGGTCACGCTCGAGCCGTTCGAGCGGGGCTACGGTCATACGCTGGGCAACGCTATCCGGCGCGTCCTGCTTTCGTCCATGGTCGGCTATGCCGTCACCGAAGTCACCATTGCAGGCGTTCTGCACGAGTATTCCTCGGTCGATGGTGTCCAGGAAGACGTAGTCAACATCCTGCTGAATCTCAAAGGTGTTGTGTTCAAGTTGCATAACCGCGACGAGGTGACGTTGAGCTTGCGCAAGGACACCGAAGGCGTCGTGACTGCCCGCGACATCCAGACGCCGCACGACGTTGAAATTGTCAACCCGGATCACGTCATTGCGCACCTGTCGCAGGGCGGCAAGCTGGATATGCAGGTCAAAGTCGAAAAGGGCCGTGGCTACGTTCCGGGCAACCAGCGCCGCTACGGCGACGAGGCCACGAAGTCGATTGGCCGTATCGTGCTTGACGCGTCGTTCTCGCCCATCAAGCGCGTCAGCTACACGGTTGAAAGCGCACGCGTCGAGCAGCGTACCGATCTGGACAAACTGGTCGTTGAAATCGAAACCAACGGTGCTGTCACGGCCGAAGACGCCGTGCGAGCCTCGGCGCGCATTCTGGTGGAGCAGCTCGCGGTGTTTGCACAGCTTGACGGCGGTGAAATCGGGGAAATCACCTCGCAGTCCGGCGCCCGCAGCAATGCCAGCTTTGATCCCATCCTGCTGCGCCCGGTGGATGAGCTTGAACTCACGGTGCGTTCGGCCAACTGCCTCAAGGCGGAAAACATCTACTACATCGGTGACCTGATTCAGCGTACCGAAAACGAGCTGCTCAAGACCCCCAACCTGGGTCGCAAATCGCTCAACGAAATCAAGGAAGTGCTTGCTTCGCGCGGGCTGACCTTGGGTATGAAGCTGGAAAACTGGCCGCCAGCCGGCCTGGACAAGCGCTAA
- the rplQ gene encoding 50S ribosomal protein L17 — protein sequence MRHGLGLRKLNRTSSHRLAMLRNMMNSLIEHEAIKTTLPKSKELRRVVEPMITLAKVDTLANRRLAFDRLRDRNSVTKLFTVLGPRFNARPGGYTRILKMGYRVGDNAPMAFVELVDRGEETAAAPADDKK from the coding sequence ATGCGTCACGGACTCGGCCTTCGCAAACTCAACCGCACCAGCTCGCACCGCCTCGCGATGCTGCGCAACATGATGAATTCGCTCATTGAGCACGAAGCCATCAAGACCACGCTACCCAAGTCGAAAGAACTGCGCCGCGTCGTCGAACCCATGATCACCTTGGCCAAGGTGGACACGCTGGCCAACCGCCGCTTGGCATTTGACCGCCTGCGTGATCGCAACAGCGTGACCAAGTTGTTCACCGTGCTCGGCCCGCGTTTTAACGCACGCCCCGGTGGTTACACCCGTATTTTGAAGATGGGTTACCGCGTGGGTGACAACGCGCCCATGGCGTTTGTGGAACTGGTGGATCGCGGTGAAGAAACTGCGGCAGCGCCCGCAGACGATAAAAAATAA
- the rplF gene encoding 50S ribosomal protein L6 → MSRVGKMPVNVPAGVDVSITNGQINVKGSGGSLSLAQNALVNVASKDGKLSFAPANESREANAMSGTLRQLVNNMVVGVSAGFEKKLSLVGVGYKAQATGSKLNLSVGYSHPVNKEMPDGITVATPTPTEVVIKGADRQRVGQIAAEIRAIRPPEPYKGKGIRYVGERIVIKETKKK, encoded by the coding sequence ATGTCCCGAGTAGGAAAAATGCCGGTCAACGTCCCCGCTGGAGTGGACGTGTCGATCACAAACGGTCAGATCAACGTCAAAGGGTCCGGCGGATCGCTGTCGCTGGCACAAAATGCGTTGGTCAATGTCGCGAGCAAAGACGGCAAGCTCAGTTTTGCGCCTGCAAACGAGAGTCGCGAAGCCAATGCAATGAGCGGCACGTTGCGCCAGCTGGTCAACAATATGGTTGTGGGCGTGAGTGCTGGCTTTGAGAAAAAGCTGAGCTTGGTGGGCGTGGGCTACAAGGCGCAAGCCACGGGCTCCAAGCTGAATCTGTCTGTCGGCTATTCGCATCCGGTCAATAAGGAGATGCCTGACGGCATCACCGTGGCTACCCCGACTCCCACAGAAGTGGTGATCAAGGGTGCCGACCGCCAACGCGTTGGTCAGATCGCTGCCGAGATCCGTGCTATTCGTCCACCTGAACCGTACAAAGGCAAGGGTATTCGCTACGTAGGCGAGCGAATCGTGATCAAAGAGACCAAGAAGAAATAA
- the rpsE gene encoding 30S ribosomal protein S5, with product MAKFQPRVQDEGRDDGMREKMIAVNRVTKVVKGGRILGFAALTVVGDGDGRVGMGKGKSKEVPAAVQKAMEEARRNMVKVSLKNGTIHHQVTGHHGAAFVMMAPAPKGTGIIAGGPMRAVFEVMGMTDIVAKSHGSSNPYNMVRATFDALTNSTTPSEIASKRGKSVEDLFA from the coding sequence ATGGCTAAATTTCAACCCCGAGTGCAAGACGAAGGCCGCGATGACGGCATGCGCGAGAAGATGATCGCCGTGAACCGCGTCACCAAGGTGGTGAAGGGCGGACGAATTCTCGGCTTCGCCGCGCTGACCGTAGTGGGTGACGGCGATGGTCGCGTAGGCATGGGCAAGGGCAAATCCAAGGAAGTGCCTGCTGCTGTGCAAAAAGCGATGGAAGAGGCGCGCCGCAACATGGTGAAGGTCTCTCTCAAGAACGGCACCATTCATCATCAAGTCACGGGCCACCACGGCGCTGCGTTCGTCATGATGGCTCCGGCTCCAAAAGGAACCGGCATTATTGCAGGTGGCCCCATGCGCGCTGTCTTCGAAGTGATGGGCATGACCGATATCGTGGCCAAGAGCCACGGCTCTTCCAACCCTTACAACATGGTTCGCGCAACTTTTGATGCGTTGACCAATTCCACCACGCCTTCGGAAATTGCTTCCAAGCGCGGCAAGTCGGTTGAAGACCTCTTCGCCTGA
- the rpsD gene encoding 30S ribosomal protein S4, which translates to MARYLGPKAKLSRREGTDLFLKSARRSIADKSKFDSKPGQHGRTSGQRTSDYGLQLREKQKVKRMYGILEKQFRRYFEAAERKKGNTGANLLSLLECRLDNVVYRMGFGSTRAEARQMVSHKAITVNGQSVNIPSYLVKVGDVVAVREKSKKQNRIVEALQLAAQVGMPAWVDVNGDKAEGVFKKVPDRDEFGADINESLIVELYSR; encoded by the coding sequence GTGGCACGTTACCTCGGCCCCAAGGCCAAACTCTCCCGCCGTGAAGGCACCGACCTGTTCCTCAAGAGCGCACGTCGCTCGATTGCGGACAAGTCGAAGTTCGATTCCAAGCCAGGCCAGCATGGCCGGACCTCGGGTCAACGTACTTCCGACTATGGCCTGCAACTGCGCGAAAAGCAGAAGGTCAAGCGCATGTACGGCATCCTGGAAAAGCAGTTCCGTCGCTATTTTGAAGCCGCAGAGCGTAAAAAAGGCAATACTGGCGCCAACTTGCTGTCGCTGCTCGAGTGCCGTCTTGACAACGTTGTGTACCGCATGGGCTTTGGCTCGACGCGCGCGGAGGCACGCCAGATGGTGTCGCACAAGGCGATCACGGTGAATGGCCAATCGGTGAACATCCCCTCGTACCTCGTGAAGGTGGGAGATGTAGTTGCCGTGCGCGAAAAATCCAAAAAGCAGAACCGTATCGTTGAAGCGTTGCAGCTTGCGGCACAAGTCGGTATGCCCGCCTGGGTCGACGTCAACGGTGACAAGGCCGAAGGCGTGTTCAAAAAGGTGCCGGATCGCGATGAGTTTGGCGCCGACATCAACGAATCGCTGATCGTCGAGTTGTACTCGCGCTAA
- the rplR gene encoding 50S ribosomal protein L18, with translation MLSKKEQRLRRARQTRIRIAQQGVARLTVNRTNLHIYAAVISEDGGKVIASASTVEAEMRSALGGSGKGGNAAAAQIIGKRIAERAKAAGVEKVAFDRAGFAYHGRVKALAEAAREAGLQF, from the coding sequence ATGTTGAGCAAAAAAGAGCAGCGCCTTCGTCGGGCACGTCAGACACGAATTCGCATCGCCCAGCAAGGTGTGGCGCGTCTCACGGTGAACCGTACCAACCTGCATATCTATGCGGCTGTCATCTCAGAAGATGGTGGCAAGGTGATTGCCAGCGCGTCGACGGTCGAGGCCGAAATGCGCAGTGCATTGGGTGGTTCGGGCAAAGGCGGCAACGCTGCTGCAGCCCAGATCATTGGAAAGCGCATTGCTGAGCGTGCCAAGGCAGCCGGCGTCGAAAAGGTGGCATTTGATCGCGCAGGCTTTGCGTACCACGGCCGCGTCAAAGCGCTGGCCGAGGCAGCTCGCGAAGCGGGCCTGCAGTTCTAA
- the rpsK gene encoding 30S ribosomal protein S11 — protein sequence MAKSPANNASQRVRKKVRKNVSDGIAHVHASFNNTIITITDRQGNALSWASSGGQGFKGSRKSTPFAAQVASEMAGRAAIEQGIKNLDVEIKGPGPGRESSVRALGALGIRITSISDVTPVPHNGCRPQKRRRI from the coding sequence ATGGCCAAGTCTCCTGCCAATAACGCCTCGCAGCGCGTCCGCAAAAAGGTTCGCAAGAACGTTTCTGACGGTATTGCTCATGTGCACGCCTCGTTCAACAACACCATCATCACGATCACCGATCGACAAGGCAATGCCTTGTCGTGGGCGTCATCGGGTGGTCAGGGTTTCAAAGGTTCGCGCAAGTCGACTCCATTCGCAGCGCAGGTCGCTTCAGAAATGGCCGGCCGCGCAGCGATTGAGCAGGGCATCAAGAATCTGGATGTCGAGATCAAGGGCCCTGGTCCTGGACGCGAGTCCTCGGTGCGGGCTCTCGGTGCACTCGGTATCCGCATCACCTCGATTTCTGATGTGACCCCGGTTCCTCACAACGGGTGCCGCCCACAAAAGCGCCGCCGTATTTAA
- the rpmJ gene encoding 50S ribosomal protein L36: MRVSASVKKICRNCKIIRRKGVVRVICTDLRHKQRQG; this comes from the coding sequence ATGAGAGTTTCGGCTTCGGTCAAGAAAATCTGCCGCAACTGCAAGATCATCCGCCGCAAGGGTGTGGTGCGCGTGATCTGCACGGACCTGCGTCACAAGCAGCGTCAGGGTTGA
- the rpsM gene encoding 30S ribosomal protein S13 codes for MARIAGINIPPHQHAEIGLTAIFGIGRTRARKICEACDIAYSKKIKDLTDGDLEKIRDHIAQFTIEGDLRRETTMNIKRLMDIGCYRGFRHRRGLPMRGQRTRTNARTRKGPRKGAAALKK; via the coding sequence ATGGCACGTATCGCTGGCATCAATATTCCGCCGCATCAACATGCAGAGATTGGCTTGACAGCCATCTTTGGTATTGGTCGCACTCGCGCACGCAAGATCTGTGAAGCTTGCGACATCGCCTATTCCAAGAAGATCAAAGATCTGACGGACGGCGATCTCGAGAAGATTCGCGATCACATCGCTCAGTTCACCATCGAAGGTGACCTGCGCCGCGAAACCACGATGAACATCAAGCGCTTGATGGACATCGGTTGCTACCGCGGTTTTCGCCACCGTCGCGGCTTGCCAATGCGCGGTCAGCGCACGCGCACCAACGCACGGACCCGCAAGGGACCGCGCAAGGGCGCCGCAGCCCTGAAGAAATAA